From the genome of Mycetocola spongiae, one region includes:
- a CDS encoding alpha/beta hydrolase: MSPRPVIDPEAVLWSAPEAERAGRPLLLLLHGYGSNEADLFGLAPYLPLDPVIASLRAPLAAPWPIDGWSWFPLDVPGSPAPAGVDAAADAILEWLDSLPVAPASVAAAGFSQGGALSLHLLRRAPERLSFAVNLAGFVIDGPQPGDAALAESRPPVFWGRGTQDEVIAEDAILRTTAWLPGHSTLSGRIYEGLGHSISEAELADVRAFLERRYAGEPAPGGAAEGTAPGEA, translated from the coding sequence ATGTCGCCCCGTCCCGTGATCGACCCCGAAGCCGTCCTCTGGTCCGCGCCGGAGGCCGAGCGCGCCGGCCGCCCCCTGCTCCTCCTGCTGCACGGCTATGGCTCCAATGAGGCCGATCTCTTTGGCCTCGCCCCGTATCTCCCACTCGACCCGGTCATCGCCTCGCTGCGCGCGCCGCTTGCCGCGCCGTGGCCCATCGACGGCTGGTCCTGGTTCCCGCTGGATGTGCCCGGTTCCCCCGCCCCCGCCGGGGTAGACGCCGCGGCCGATGCCATCCTGGAGTGGCTGGATTCCCTGCCCGTGGCTCCCGCCTCGGTGGCCGCCGCCGGCTTCTCCCAGGGCGGCGCGCTCTCGCTGCACCTGCTGCGCCGCGCCCCCGAGCGCCTGTCCTTTGCCGTGAACCTCGCGGGCTTTGTGATCGACGGCCCCCAGCCCGGCGATGCCGCGCTGGCCGAGTCGCGCCCCCCGGTATTCTGGGGCCGCGGCACCCAGGACGAGGTCATCGCCGAGGACGCCATCCTGCGCACCACCGCCTGGCTTCCGGGGCACTCCACGCTCTCCGGGCGCATCTATGAGGGGCTGGGTCACTCCATCTCCGAGGCCGAGCTTGCCGATGTTCGGGCGTTCCTCGAGCGCCGCTATGCGGGCGAGCCCGCCCCCGGTGGCGCGGCCGAGGGCACGGCCCCCGGCGAGGCCTAG
- a CDS encoding NUDIX hydrolase family protein — protein MSVRTPDPDQTPDEPQRPLTPGWLSDVELEEIRHRLPILYVEAIPVRVDGLGQVTEVGILLRGTALGAMTRTIVSGRVMYGETLRDSLFRHLEKDLGPMAFPLLPASPVPFHVAEYFPLPGLSAFTDDRQHAVSLAYVVPVTGTCEPRQDALEITWLTPEEASSDAVSAEMEGGRGTLLRSALASVGALR, from the coding sequence ATGAGCGTGCGTACCCCGGATCCCGATCAGACACCCGATGAGCCCCAGCGCCCCCTCACCCCGGGCTGGCTGAGCGATGTGGAGCTGGAGGAGATCCGGCACCGCCTGCCGATCCTCTATGTGGAGGCCATCCCCGTGCGCGTGGACGGCCTCGGGCAGGTCACCGAGGTGGGTATCCTGCTGCGCGGCACCGCCCTCGGCGCGATGACCCGCACCATCGTCTCGGGCCGCGTTATGTACGGCGAGACCCTGCGCGATTCGCTCTTCCGGCACCTGGAAAAGGATCTGGGCCCGATGGCCTTTCCGCTGCTTCCCGCGAGCCCCGTGCCCTTCCATGTGGCCGAATATTTTCCGCTCCCGGGCCTCTCGGCCTTCACCGATGATCGCCAGCACGCCGTATCCCTCGCCTATGTGGTGCCGGTCACCGGCACGTGCGAGCCGCGCCAGGACGCCCTGGAAATCACCTGGCTCACGCCCGAGGAGGCCTCGAGTGATGCCGTGAGTGCCGAGATGGAGGGCGGCCGCGGCACGCTCCTGCGCTCGGCCCTGGCCTCGGTGGGCGCGCTGCGCTAG
- a CDS encoding DEAD/DEAH box helicase — protein MSETTFSALGVPAPLVKSLASEGKTEAFPIQVDTLPDTLNGRDVLGRGKTGSGKTLAFSIPLVARLATELSGGARRPGRPLGLVLAPTRELATQIAAVITPLAEAYDLKVTTIFGGINQTRQVNALKAGVDIVVACPGRLEDLMKQGFVKLDAVEITVIDEADHMADLGFLPIVTRLLAATPENGQRMLFSATLDNGVDKLVRRFLHNQVLHSVDEATSHVSAMTHHVFAVNSLDEKKDLIKVLASGTSKRILFTRTKHQAKKLAKQLTEQGIPAVDLHGNLSQPQRDRNLAAFGTVGPGGVRVLVATDVAARGVHVDGVELVVHVDPPMEHKAYLHRSGRTARAGSEGDVVTIVIPSQTEDLKKIMRKAEIKVEFQQVRPDSAPVTELVGPVAPYVKPVKVAAPAQGGGQSQGANAQRKRNARAGGGERGGASRGGAQGAGRGDGRGRPRPAGSGGGERSGGAGSGASRGRSQGSRRASSAR, from the coding sequence TTGTCAGAAACCACTTTTAGCGCCCTTGGCGTGCCCGCACCCCTCGTGAAGTCTCTTGCCTCCGAGGGCAAAACCGAGGCGTTCCCCATCCAGGTGGATACCCTCCCCGATACCCTTAACGGCCGCGATGTGCTGGGCCGCGGAAAGACCGGCTCGGGAAAGACCCTGGCCTTCTCGATCCCGCTGGTGGCCCGCCTGGCCACCGAGCTCTCCGGCGGCGCGCGCCGTCCCGGCCGCCCGCTGGGCCTGGTGCTCGCACCGACCCGCGAGCTGGCCACCCAGATCGCCGCCGTAATCACCCCGCTGGCCGAGGCCTATGACCTCAAGGTCACCACGATCTTCGGTGGCATCAACCAGACCCGTCAGGTAAACGCACTCAAGGCCGGCGTGGACATCGTGGTGGCCTGCCCCGGCCGCCTCGAGGACCTCATGAAGCAGGGCTTTGTGAAGCTCGACGCCGTGGAGATCACCGTGATCGACGAGGCCGACCACATGGCCGACCTGGGCTTCCTGCCGATCGTCACCCGCCTGCTGGCCGCAACCCCCGAAAACGGGCAGCGCATGCTGTTCTCCGCCACCCTGGATAACGGTGTCGATAAGCTGGTCCGCCGCTTCCTGCACAACCAGGTGCTGCACTCCGTGGACGAGGCCACCTCGCACGTATCGGCCATGACCCACCACGTCTTCGCCGTGAACTCGCTCGACGAAAAGAAGGACCTGATTAAGGTTCTCGCCTCGGGTACCTCCAAGCGCATCCTGTTCACGCGCACCAAGCACCAGGCCAAGAAGCTGGCCAAGCAGCTCACCGAGCAGGGAATCCCCGCCGTGGATCTGCACGGTAACCTCTCCCAGCCCCAGCGTGACCGCAACCTCGCGGCCTTCGGAACCGTGGGTCCCGGCGGCGTGCGCGTGCTGGTCGCAACCGATGTGGCGGCCCGCGGAGTGCACGTGGACGGCGTGGAGCTTGTGGTCCACGTGGATCCCCCCATGGAGCACAAGGCATATCTGCACCGCTCGGGCCGTACCGCCCGCGCCGGTAGCGAGGGTGACGTGGTGACCATCGTGATCCCGAGCCAGACCGAGGATCTGAAGAAGATCATGCGCAAGGCCGAGATCAAGGTGGAGTTCCAGCAGGTGCGCCCCGATAGCGCCCCCGTGACCGAGCTGGTGGGCCCGGTTGCCCCCTATGTGAAGCCCGTAAAGGTGGCCGCACCCGCGCAGGGTGGCGGACAGAGCCAGGGCGCCAATGCGCAGCGCAAGCGCAATGCGCGTGCCGGTGGCGGCGAGCGCGGCGGAGCCTCCCGCGGCGGCGCCCAGGGTGCCGGTCGTGGCGATGGCCGTGGCCGTCCCCGTCCCGCCGGTTCCGGCGGCGGCGAGCGCAGCGGTGGGGCCGGTTCGGGCGCCTCGCGCGGCCGCAGCCAGGGGAGCCGTCGCGCCTCCAGCGCACGCTAA
- a CDS encoding EVE domain-containing protein has translation MVIRYWLGVVSGAQAEWARRNGSFQVSPGLHETLSEMGLFDGLVLYSPRMRAGEDEPLRDFTAIGRIADKRPVRVDGDTVPGEHWRPWRRRVDFAPEITPVPLRLMSPVLDLTSTGINWAEPLRRGLIPLSKNDFNTLRLAMAPPAPEERMAQPPR, from the coding sequence GTGGTGATCAGATATTGGCTCGGGGTGGTGAGCGGTGCGCAGGCCGAGTGGGCGAGGCGCAACGGCTCCTTTCAGGTATCCCCGGGCCTGCACGAGACGCTCTCCGAGATGGGCCTCTTTGACGGCCTGGTCCTGTACTCGCCGCGGATGCGGGCGGGGGAGGACGAGCCGCTGCGGGACTTCACGGCGATCGGCCGGATCGCCGATAAGCGCCCGGTGCGGGTGGACGGGGATACCGTGCCCGGCGAGCACTGGCGGCCGTGGCGGCGGCGCGTGGATTTTGCGCCCGAGATCACCCCGGTACCGCTGCGGCTGATGAGCCCGGTGCTGGATCTCACCTCCACCGGGATCAACTGGGCCGAACCGCTGCGCCGCGGCCTCATCCCGCTGAGCAAAAATGACTTTAATACGCTGCGCCTCGCGATGGCCCCACCCGCACCCGAGGAGCGGATGGCGCAGCCGCCGCGCTAA
- a CDS encoding 2-phosphosulfolactate phosphatase, giving the protein MNQSSAPEISPPSQGRYQVRFDFGPEGLRRLGDVDILVWVDSLPEAGSIPALDGLGDHTAIILGSLNSRTAVAEWILGRQVALGRRLTVALVGAGFEGGFATHDFLAAGAIADALAERGIDFTSPEAAVAAAAFAGLRGATGHLFTASIVGQLVRNRLSAEPVKAASQIDTQTEVVVLREGAEA; this is encoded by the coding sequence GTGAACCAGTCAAGCGCACCCGAGATTTCCCCGCCGTCCCAGGGCCGTTACCAGGTCCGGTTTGATTTTGGGCCCGAGGGCCTGCGTCGTCTCGGCGATGTGGACATCCTGGTCTGGGTGGACTCGCTGCCCGAGGCAGGCTCGATTCCGGCGCTAGACGGGCTGGGCGATCATACGGCCATCATCCTCGGCAGCCTGAACTCCCGCACGGCCGTGGCCGAGTGGATCCTCGGCCGCCAGGTGGCGCTCGGCCGCCGCCTCACCGTGGCACTCGTGGGTGCCGGCTTTGAGGGCGGCTTTGCCACCCACGACTTCCTGGCCGCGGGGGCGATCGCCGATGCGCTCGCCGAGCGCGGCATCGACTTCACCTCGCCCGAGGCCGCCGTGGCCGCCGCCGCCTTTGCCGGGCTGCGCGGGGCCACCGGGCACCTGTTTACGGCCTCGATCGTGGGCCAGCTGGTGCGCAACCGGCTGAGCGCCGAGCCGGTCAAGGCCGCATCACAGATTGATACGCAGACCGAGGTGGTGGTTCTGCGCGAGGGCGCGGAGGCCTAG
- a CDS encoding RNA polymerase sigma factor: MKNTTELFASLQPKLCAYLRRLGATEQDAEDAVADAFEVLLERASASSEERINDSAFLYTVSRRNLYAIWAARSRTTMLEPASLEAVSEAVTPLEVAESPLVTLLESELSAQALRALTAPDQQVLRKVYFEGKGPREIAVDQSRVPGAVRTHLHRARSRFREQYLNAYARRNGRPGCEDRTALLCKCALDTATTRQATEMSLHLSECMDCRDLISDLRDERTSLGG; the protein is encoded by the coding sequence ATGAAAAATACGACCGAACTCTTTGCCTCGTTGCAGCCCAAACTCTGTGCCTATTTGCGCCGGCTCGGCGCCACCGAGCAGGACGCCGAGGACGCCGTGGCCGATGCCTTTGAGGTGCTCCTCGAGCGCGCCTCGGCAAGCTCGGAGGAGCGCATTAACGACAGCGCCTTTCTCTATACCGTCTCGCGCCGCAATCTCTATGCGATCTGGGCGGCGCGCAGCCGCACCACGATGCTGGAGCCCGCCAGCCTGGAGGCCGTCAGCGAGGCGGTGACCCCGCTGGAGGTGGCCGAGAGCCCGCTGGTGACCCTGCTGGAATCGGAGCTCTCGGCGCAGGCGCTGCGCGCGCTGACCGCCCCCGATCAGCAGGTACTGCGCAAGGTTTATTTTGAGGGCAAGGGGCCCCGGGAGATCGCCGTTGATCAGTCCCGCGTGCCCGGCGCCGTCCGCACGCACCTGCATCGAGCGCGTTCGCGGTTCCGCGAGCAGTATCTCAACGCCTATGCCCGCCGCAATGGCCGCCCGGGCTGCGAGGATCGCACCGCGCTGCTGTGTAAATGCGCGCTGGATACCGCGACCACGCGCCAGGCCACCGAAATGTCGCTGCACCTCAGCGAGTGCATGGACTGCCGCGATCTCATCTCGGACCTGCGCGATGAGCGCACCTCGCTGGGAGGATAG
- a CDS encoding RCC1 domain-containing protein has translation MTPTTVTTGPRPRRRRTLMGLTGLAAVGALLLAGVPSGAAYTDEAFTRSEQITANIPRTFGGGGSTSARVIESGTALGNDGNAYIWGRTDLTMAGNNRGGTRQPVTKVSGLPEGKIVSFAGGRLNFNALDTDGYVWGWGSQPLNDGTGVSRPDGRPERVRIQTNWNGGGALLDQVTAIAHSSQAGAAIRRDGSVWAWGKRAFGGLSDRGASRVPGLPDPAAPGGGNMPVAVTAGYENLWVMLANGEIYYWGEAGSTAYQEYDSPNGASLSKSMAPWFKGNVAPGAGYIVDIRGGIDMGAALLSDGRLLTWGGATDRIGRPTNGQHTRRPAVVPGISDIVNVTHSFTGWMAMDSKGDVYGFGSHVNYEILPENRPALIARSVNTIFHGQRHIIWRGDDGLFRGSGRNQYGEIGAPYGTGPAGSAGSALRVISPSLGLDALVTP, from the coding sequence ATGACGCCCACTACCGTGACCACCGGGCCTCGCCCGCGTCGTCGTCGCACCCTGATGGGCCTGACCGGCCTGGCCGCCGTGGGCGCACTGCTGCTGGCCGGCGTGCCCAGCGGTGCCGCCTATACCGATGAGGCGTTTACCCGTTCCGAGCAGATCACCGCGAATATTCCGCGCACCTTTGGCGGCGGGGGCAGCACCTCGGCCCGCGTGATCGAGTCCGGCACCGCGCTGGGCAACGACGGCAACGCCTATATCTGGGGTCGCACCGACCTCACGATGGCCGGAAATAACCGCGGCGGTACCCGCCAGCCCGTGACCAAGGTCAGCGGGCTTCCCGAGGGCAAGATTGTGTCCTTCGCGGGCGGAAGACTGAACTTTAACGCCCTGGACACCGATGGTTATGTCTGGGGCTGGGGCAGCCAGCCGCTCAACGACGGAACCGGCGTGAGCCGGCCCGATGGGCGTCCCGAGCGGGTACGCATTCAGACCAACTGGAACGGCGGCGGAGCGCTGCTGGACCAGGTGACCGCGATCGCCCACTCCTCGCAGGCCGGCGCGGCCATCCGCCGCGACGGCTCCGTCTGGGCCTGGGGTAAGCGCGCCTTTGGTGGGCTCTCCGATCGCGGCGCGAGCCGCGTTCCCGGGCTGCCCGATCCCGCGGCACCCGGCGGCGGCAATATGCCCGTGGCCGTGACGGCCGGCTATGAGAACCTGTGGGTTATGCTCGCCAACGGCGAGATCTACTACTGGGGAGAGGCCGGATCCACCGCCTATCAGGAATATGACTCGCCCAATGGCGCGTCGCTGTCCAAGTCGATGGCCCCCTGGTTTAAGGGCAACGTGGCTCCCGGAGCCGGCTATATCGTGGATATCCGCGGAGGCATCGATATGGGTGCCGCGCTGCTCTCCGATGGGCGACTGCTCACCTGGGGAGGGGCCACCGACCGGATCGGTCGCCCGACCAACGGCCAGCACACCCGCCGCCCCGCGGTGGTGCCCGGCATCAGCGATATCGTCAACGTGACCCACTCGTTCACCGGGTGGATGGCGATGGACTCCAAGGGTGACGTCTACGGATTTGGCTCTCATGTGAATTATGAGATCCTCCCCGAGAACCGTCCCGCCCTGATCGCCCGCAGCGTGAATACGATCTTCCACGGCCAGCGCCACATCATTTGGCGCGGGGACGATGGACTGTTCCGCGGGTCCGGCAGGAACCAGTACGGCGAAATCGGTGCTCCCTACGGCACCGGGCCGGCCGGATCCGCGGGCTCGGCCCTCCGTGTTATTTCCCCGAGCCTGGGCCTCGACGCCCTGGTAACCCCCTAG
- a CDS encoding signal peptidase I: protein MRMIYRGFRSIILTAFSILGAVCIVVFAVALIAGLRPLNVVSGSMEPGIPTGSLVLSRTIPASEIRVGDVITTVRNGSDELITHRVESIEENPQRAGVYTMIMRGDANKVADASVYNITEGAKYQIHIPFLGYVSGAIQSRPGILLLIAAAALIVALYLIPGTRKPREEEKGAEDADAEAAADTPEADPAPVTAPAPTPATPAPEMEDEDFLTIFAPPTPAPTPAPAAAPAPLAPVLSPEEAAADPVPATAPIAPVLTPEEAAADPVPAPGAPIDNATRALPLTPLTTTPVAQVPGIAATENIEPASVPPAAEAVPAMPAVAEPALPELPAFMSGATEAVAPAASATIPPMPAHPGAGEAPAGAPVAEIPAMPAWAPAEPVTRTETLERPSGEVLPDAEPAAEQTFRPRGKNRGLRR, encoded by the coding sequence ATGCGGATGATCTACCGCGGTTTTCGGTCGATTATACTCACGGCCTTTTCGATCCTCGGTGCCGTGTGCATCGTGGTATTTGCCGTAGCGCTGATCGCGGGGCTCCGGCCGCTGAACGTGGTCTCGGGTTCGATGGAGCCGGGGATTCCCACGGGTTCGCTGGTGCTCAGCCGCACGATTCCCGCCTCGGAGATCCGGGTCGGCGACGTCATCACGACCGTGCGTAACGGCAGCGATGAGCTGATTACACACCGCGTGGAGAGCATCGAGGAGAACCCCCAGCGGGCGGGCGTTTATACGATGATCATGCGCGGTGACGCCAATAAGGTCGCCGATGCCTCCGTCTATAACATCACCGAGGGTGCCAAATATCAGATCCATATTCCGTTCCTGGGATATGTCTCGGGCGCGATTCAGAGCCGCCCCGGAATCCTGCTGCTGATCGCGGCAGCCGCGCTTATCGTGGCCCTGTACCTGATTCCGGGCACGCGAAAGCCGCGCGAGGAGGAGAAGGGTGCGGAGGATGCGGATGCGGAAGCGGCCGCGGACACCCCGGAAGCCGATCCCGCCCCCGTGACGGCCCCCGCGCCGACGCCCGCGACCCCGGCACCGGAGATGGAGGATGAGGACTTCCTCACGATCTTTGCGCCCCCCACCCCGGCCCCCACCCCGGCCCCCGCGGCCGCCCCCGCGCCGCTTGCGCCCGTCCTCAGCCCCGAGGAGGCCGCCGCGGATCCGGTGCCTGCCACCGCGCCGATTGCGCCTGTGCTCACCCCCGAGGAGGCCGCCGCCGATCCGGTGCCCGCCCCCGGTGCCCCGATCGATAACGCCACCCGTGCGCTTCCGCTGACGCCGCTGACCACCACACCGGTGGCACAGGTCCCGGGTATTGCCGCGACCGAAAACATTGAGCCCGCCTCGGTGCCGCCCGCGGCCGAGGCGGTCCCGGCGATGCCGGCGGTCGCGGAACCTGCCCTCCCCGAACTCCCCGCGTTCATGAGCGGGGCGACCGAGGCTGTGGCCCCCGCGGCCTCCGCCACTATTCCTCCGATGCCCGCGCATCCCGGCGCCGGAGAGGCCCCCGCCGGTGCCCCGGTAGCCGAGATCCCCGCGATGCCCGCCTGGGCCCCGGCGGAGCCGGTCACCCGGACCGAGACGCTTGAGCGCCCCTCCGGCGAGGTTCTCCCGGATGCCGAGCCCGCCGCGGAGCAGACCTTCCGCCCGCGCGGAAAAAACCGCGGCCTGCGCCGCTAG
- a CDS encoding CGNR zinc finger domain-containing protein → MIDQNGNTVITGQNFLSSEGINWFFDSGSCALDFCYTGSWAAADGRLDRAVETLTDPEALTAWLGALVPCSPANDRDLQDARALREAIARIARSLASEYEAPGTDIDMLNLYAATPDVPARLAGGLRQAGRTEPRAAQVLASIARDAVALFSGRTAGRLRHCAAEDCDLIYFDASRAGSRRWCSMQRCGNRDKVRRHRARLAAAKA, encoded by the coding sequence GTGATTGATCAAAACGGGAATACCGTCATAACGGGACAAAATTTCCTCTCCAGTGAAGGCATCAACTGGTTTTTCGACAGCGGAAGCTGCGCCCTCGACTTTTGTTATACCGGTTCTTGGGCCGCGGCCGATGGCCGGCTGGACCGCGCCGTGGAGACCCTCACCGACCCCGAGGCGCTCACCGCCTGGCTTGGTGCGCTGGTGCCCTGCTCCCCCGCAAATGATCGTGATCTTCAGGATGCCCGCGCGCTGCGCGAGGCGATTGCCCGCATCGCGCGCTCCCTCGCCTCGGAATATGAGGCCCCGGGCACCGATATCGACATGCTGAACCTCTACGCGGCCACCCCGGATGTTCCGGCCCGGCTCGCGGGCGGGCTGCGCCAGGCTGGGCGCACCGAGCCGCGGGCGGCACAGGTGCTTGCGAGCATCGCCCGGGACGCCGTGGCGCTGTTTTCCGGGCGCACCGCGGGGCGGCTGCGGCACTGCGCCGCCGAGGACTGCGACCTGATTTATTTTGATGCCTCGCGCGCGGGCAGCCGCCGCTGGTGCTCGATGCAGCGCTGCGGAAACCGCGATAAGGTGCGCCGCCATCGGGCACGCCTGGCGGCCGCGAAGGCCTAG
- a CDS encoding DUF1697 domain-containing protein, translated as MSTTTVALLRGINVGGVRVGAADLRAEFAALGATSVRTVLATGNVLYDSPGPDPEAIAAALSARFEYPARLLVRPRENLAAAEAAYPFSEDAEHHAYVVFLADPGALLDRFRAAHPDSTESVAAGEGVLLWRVPRGSSTQTALARELERANRGGLLSTTRNLLTLRRILRA; from the coding sequence GTGAGCACTACCACGGTGGCGCTGCTGCGCGGCATAAACGTGGGCGGGGTGCGGGTGGGTGCCGCCGATCTGCGCGCCGAGTTCGCGGCGCTGGGTGCCACCTCCGTGCGCACCGTGCTCGCAACCGGCAATGTGCTCTACGATTCCCCCGGGCCCGATCCCGAGGCCATCGCCGCCGCGCTCTCCGCGCGCTTTGAATATCCCGCCCGGCTCCTGGTGCGGCCGCGGGAAAATCTCGCGGCCGCCGAGGCCGCCTATCCGTTTAGCGAGGATGCCGAGCATCACGCCTATGTCGTCTTTCTCGCCGATCCCGGGGCGCTGCTGGACCGGTTCCGGGCGGCCCATCCCGATTCCACGGAATCGGTGGCGGCGGGCGAGGGGGTCCTGCTCTGGCGCGTGCCCCGCGGCTCCAGCACCCAGACGGCCCTGGCCCGAGAGCTTGAGCGCGCCAATCGGGGCGGGCTGCTCAGCACCACCCGGAACCTGCTCACGCTGCGCCGTATTTTGCGCGCCTAG
- a CDS encoding SprT-like domain-containing protein produces MADLNRVRVWAQALIELHLPGQGWTFRFDNAKRRAGLCNYTQHEISVSRYLAARYEDDEIHQILLHEVAHALAGSAAGHGPAWRAVAADLGYEGSRLHSGATADELAPWVGTCPVGHEIFRHRRPTRRSSCAVCSRKFAPEFEITWVHRDITHSIRRAATAAASPAAGGSLPAAGR; encoded by the coding sequence ATGGCCGATCTAAATCGCGTGCGCGTCTGGGCCCAGGCCCTGATCGAGCTGCACCTGCCCGGGCAGGGCTGGACCTTCCGCTTCGATAATGCGAAGCGGCGCGCGGGGCTGTGCAACTATACCCAGCACGAAATCTCCGTCTCGCGCTATCTCGCCGCGCGCTATGAGGACGACGAGATCCACCAGATTCTGCTGCACGAGGTGGCCCATGCCCTCGCGGGCTCGGCCGCCGGGCACGGCCCGGCCTGGCGCGCCGTGGCGGCCGACCTTGGCTATGAGGGCTCCCGGCTGCACAGCGGGGCCACCGCGGATGAGCTCGCGCCCTGGGTGGGCACCTGCCCCGTGGGCCACGAGATTTTCCGGCATCGCAGGCCCACGCGCCGCAGCTCCTGCGCGGTGTGCTCGCGGAAATTTGCGCCCGAGTTTGAGATCACCTGGGTGCACCGCGATATCACGCACTCCATCCGGCGCGCGGCCACCGCCGCGGCCTCCCCCGCCGCGGGCGGCAGCCTCCCGGCGGCCGGGAGGTGA
- a CDS encoding spermidine synthase, producing MARTEDHPSIKLKLSGYRAQIEPDRFVPGSFQLVVDGTPQSHVDLDKPDNLFFEYVQRIGHIVDLVDEPGKPITAVHLGAGALTLPRYVEATRPGSRQQVLEIEQDLVDFVREHLPWSKRASIRVRYGDARDTLGKLPAGMHGAVDLLIVDIFSGSRTPAHVTSVEFYREAAKFLKPDGIIAVNVADGPGLKFARAQAATLASVTEHVAALAETQILKGRRFGNIVMIGSHSPLPMDFVPRLLAGGPHPAKAVVGAELRAFMAGAVPVTDADATSSPDMDRGVFSFKAGQ from the coding sequence GTGGCACGCACAGAGGATCACCCCAGTATCAAGCTTAAGCTCAGCGGCTATCGCGCCCAGATCGAGCCCGACCGCTTTGTTCCCGGCAGCTTCCAGCTGGTCGTGGATGGCACCCCGCAGTCCCATGTGGACCTGGATAAGCCCGATAACCTCTTCTTTGAGTACGTGCAGCGCATCGGCCATATCGTGGACCTCGTGGACGAGCCCGGCAAGCCGATCACGGCCGTGCACCTCGGCGCGGGGGCGCTGACCCTTCCCCGCTATGTGGAGGCCACGCGCCCCGGGAGCCGGCAGCAGGTCCTGGAGATCGAGCAGGACCTCGTGGATTTTGTGCGCGAGCATCTGCCGTGGTCCAAGCGGGCGTCGATCCGGGTGCGCTACGGCGATGCCCGGGACACGCTGGGTAAGCTTCCCGCGGGCATGCACGGGGCCGTGGACCTGCTGATCGTGGATATCTTCTCCGGGTCGCGCACCCCCGCCCACGTGACAAGCGTGGAGTTCTATCGGGAGGCAGCGAAGTTCCTGAAGCCGGATGGCATCATCGCGGTGAATGTGGCCGATGGGCCCGGGCTGAAATTTGCGCGCGCGCAGGCCGCCACGCTGGCCTCGGTCACCGAGCATGTGGCCGCCCTCGCCGAGACGCAGATTCTTAAGGGCCGCCGCTTTGGCAATATCGTGATGATCGGCTCGCACTCACCCCTGCCGATGGATTTTGTGCCGCGCCTGCTCGCGGGCGGACCGCATCCGGCCAAGGCCGTGGTGGGTGCCGAGCTTCGCGCGTTTATGGCCGGGGCGGTGCCGGTGACCGATGCCGATGCCACCTCCTCCCCCGATATGGATCGCGGCGTTTTCAGCTTTAAGGCCGGCCAGTAG